The region CACCTTTTCCGAAGCCATCGCCCAGAGCGCGCATCGCGCCGAGTGGAAACGGATGATTTCGAGCGAGAAGCGTGTGCCGGGCTGGCTCAAGAGCGACAACCGGGTCAGCTCGCCCTACCGGCGCGAGCAGGTCGAGGGCGCGTCGTATCTGGTGGGATGGATGTGCAAGCCGCACGATTGCGCGGCCAATCAGTTCTACGGCGTGATCGACGAGGATTCGCACCGGATGTGGGGCATGCTCGTGACGTTGCCGCAGACGCCGGGCGCGTACGACGCGCCGAGCAAGTATGCGAGCTTTCGCTGGTTCGGCAAGCCGGATGAGCGGATGAAAACGTATCTGCAGGATCAGTTGAAGCAGGATCCGAACTGGAAGTGAGTGGAAGGACGCATGCGGGCGGCGCATCGGTTCGCGTGCGGTGACCTGCCCCCTACAAACAGGGCCAGCCGGAGTCTAGTAAAGTTCGTTTTCGGAGAAGAAGACGAACATGAAGAAGCGCTTTACGGAACAGCAAATCATCGGGTTTCTGAAGGAAGCCGAGGCCGGTATGCCGGTCAAGGAACTGTGCAGGAAGCATGGGTTCAGTGACGCGTCGTTCTACACCTGGCGCGCGAAGTTCGGCGGCATGGAAGTCTCGGAAGCCCGCCGGCTCAAGGGCCTCGAGGTGGAGAATGCCCGACTGAAGAAACTGCTGGCCGAAGC is a window of Burkholderia mallei ATCC 23344 DNA encoding:
- a CDS encoding inhibitor of vertebrate lysozyme family protein; translation: MIRSFFPSSIRRAALAVTIAGIAGAAVAADEPAPTFSEAIAQSAHRAEWKRMISSEKRVPGWLKSDNRVSSPYRREQVEGASYLVGWMCKPHDCAANQFYGVIDEDSHRMWGMLVTLPQTPGAYDAPSKYASFRWFGKPDERMKTYLQDQLKQDPNWK